One stretch of Bacillota bacterium DNA includes these proteins:
- the ruvB gene encoding Holliday junction branch migration DNA helicase RuvB — protein sequence MAERVVNPLPQAGDENIEGSLRPRYLREYIGQTKVKSNLQVFIEAARLRREALDHVLLYGPPGLGKTTLATVIANELGVNLRITSGPAIERPGDLAALLTNLSEYDCLFIDEIHRLSRAVEEVLYPALEDYALDIIIGKGPSARSIRLDLPKFTLIGATTRAGSLSSPLRDRFGVISRLDFYTHEELEEIVMRSARILDVQIDYLGAQEIAKRSRGTPRVVNRLLRRVRDFAQVKGEGSITARLADSALALLEVDALGLDGTDKKLLATMISKFEGGPVGLDTLAAAVSEATETIEDVIEPYLLQLGFIQRTPRGRVVTRLGWAYLEQEPPDSSRQQRLW from the coding sequence ATGGCAGAGCGCGTAGTAAACCCCCTTCCGCAGGCGGGGGATGAAAACATTGAAGGCAGCCTGAGACCACGCTACTTGCGCGAGTATATCGGTCAAACAAAAGTAAAGAGCAATTTGCAGGTGTTTATTGAGGCCGCGCGCCTACGCCGCGAAGCGCTCGACCATGTACTTTTGTACGGTCCTCCGGGCTTAGGCAAGACGACGCTCGCCACTGTCATCGCTAATGAACTCGGCGTAAATTTGCGTATCACTTCTGGGCCAGCTATTGAGCGCCCTGGAGATTTGGCGGCCTTATTAACGAACTTGTCCGAATACGACTGCCTTTTCATCGATGAAATACATCGTTTGAGTCGCGCGGTTGAAGAGGTGCTTTATCCCGCCCTTGAAGACTACGCCCTCGACATTATTATTGGCAAGGGGCCGAGCGCGAGAAGCATTCGCTTGGATTTGCCCAAATTTACTCTTATCGGTGCAACAACTCGGGCGGGCTCCCTTTCGTCCCCTCTCAGGGATAGGTTTGGAGTCATCAGTCGCCTCGACTTTTACACGCACGAAGAACTAGAAGAGATAGTGATGCGTTCAGCCCGTATATTAGACGTCCAAATCGATTATCTTGGTGCGCAAGAAATCGCCAAGCGCTCGCGGGGTACACCTCGTGTAGTAAACCGCCTGCTTAGGCGCGTGCGTGATTTTGCCCAGGTCAAGGGGGAGGGCAGCATAACGGCGAGGCTGGCCGATTCCGCCCTTGCTCTCCTAGAGGTTGACGCCCTAGGGCTAGATGGAACCGACAAGAAGCTGCTGGCGACCATGATCAGTAAGTTTGAGGGGGGACCCGTGGGCTTAGACACCTTGGCCGCGGCTGTTAGCGAAGCCACGGAGACCATCGAAGACGTGATCGAGCCGTACCTCTTGCAGCTAGGGTTTATTCAGCGCACCCCCCGCGGCAGGGTGGTTACGCGCCTAGGTTGGGCTTACCTGGAGCAAGAGCCGCCAGACTCCTCTCGGCAGCAGAGGTTGTGGTAG
- the ruvA gene encoding Holliday junction branch migration protein RuvA codes for MYSYISGLLRAKTAQAAIIDNNGIGYRIFTAQRALEPLRLEDTVKFYTYLLVREDELSLYGFPEMEALALFEMLLTVTGIGPKAALNICGAGSSAEIYGAIVTGDVGWLTKVQGIGKKTAERLILELKEKIARNMGDGGGFMLSTGAQPLSTSGALGQALGALLSLGYQEHEVDKHLKQARALFGAEATVEELLKAVLRTMAEGR; via the coding sequence GTGTACAGCTATATTTCCGGCCTACTAAGAGCTAAGACGGCTCAGGCCGCTATTATTGATAATAATGGCATAGGTTACCGTATTTTTACCGCGCAGCGCGCTCTCGAGCCCTTGCGCCTTGAGGATACAGTTAAGTTCTACACTTATCTTCTGGTTCGAGAAGACGAGCTATCCCTCTATGGCTTTCCCGAAATGGAGGCGCTAGCCCTTTTTGAAATGCTTTTGACTGTCACGGGGATCGGGCCTAAGGCGGCCCTCAACATATGCGGTGCAGGCAGCTCGGCCGAAATCTATGGTGCGATCGTCACGGGCGATGTAGGCTGGCTAACCAAGGTGCAGGGCATAGGCAAGAAGACAGCGGAACGCTTGATACTCGAGTTAAAGGAGAAAATCGCCCGCAACATGGGTGATGGTGGTGGGTTCATGCTATCAACAGGGGCCCAGCCCTTAAGTACAAGTGGCGCTCTAGGACAGGCTTTAGGTGCGCTCCTGAGCCTAGGGTATCAAGAACACGAGGTGGACAAGCACCTCAAGCAGGCGCGTGCACTTTTTGGGGCTGAAGCGACGGTAGAGGAACTGTTAAAAGCTGTTTTGAGAACCATGGCAGAAGGACGGTAG
- the ruvC gene encoding crossover junction endodeoxyribonuclease RuvC, which produces MLVLGIDPGLALTGFGVVEEINNKVQLQRVGCIRTPATLPAAERLQIIFNELAAVLVEGKINTAAVEQLFFNTNVTTALAVAQARGVILLALANQNIPTAEYTPLQVKQALTGFGRADKGQIQRMVQSMLGLKEIIRPDDAADAVAIALCHLQSYRFSQAIGKGGQR; this is translated from the coding sequence ATGTTGGTCCTAGGTATAGACCCAGGCCTAGCTTTGACCGGCTTTGGCGTTGTAGAAGAGATAAACAACAAAGTACAGCTCCAACGCGTAGGCTGCATTCGCACCCCAGCCACTCTTCCCGCAGCAGAGCGCTTACAGATCATCTTTAACGAATTAGCGGCGGTTCTTGTGGAGGGCAAAATCAACACGGCTGCGGTTGAGCAACTGTTTTTTAATACCAATGTGACCACAGCGCTAGCGGTAGCGCAAGCGAGAGGAGTTATACTCTTAGCGCTGGCCAATCAGAACATACCCACGGCTGAATACACCCCTTTGCAGGTCAAGCAGGCACTGACGGGCTTTGGCAGAGCGGATAAGGGGCAAATCCAGCGCATGGTGCAATCCATGCTGGGATTAAAAGAGATCATTAGACCGGATGATGCTGCCGACGCTGTAGCGATAGCGCTCTGTCATTTGCAGTCATATCGGTTCTCCCAGGCCATAGGGAAAGGGGGGCAGCGCTAG
- the nadE gene encoding NAD(+) synthase translates to MEIFSVFALTCSKGELLIETSTVASKLVSWLTKQVESANMQGVVFGLSGGIDSAVVAGLAKRAFPHKALAVCLPCHSNPLDREHAALTAETFGLEMLTVDLSSAFDQLVSTLALGQQGRPVVPELTLANVKPRLRMTALYYYASIHAYLVLGTSNRSELTIGYFTKYGDGGVDLMPLAGLVKTEVRELAKYLGVPQVIIDKPPTAGLWAGQTDEGEMGLTYRELDEYILIGDAAPHIKERVDSLAATSTHKKRLPPIPRL, encoded by the coding sequence ATGGAGATATTCTCAGTATTCGCTTTAACGTGTAGTAAGGGGGAACTTCTCATAGAAACTTCCACGGTAGCGAGCAAACTCGTTTCTTGGCTTACCAAGCAGGTTGAGTCGGCAAACATGCAGGGCGTCGTCTTTGGACTTAGTGGAGGTATCGATTCGGCCGTGGTGGCAGGGCTCGCGAAGCGCGCCTTCCCCCACAAGGCTCTAGCGGTATGCTTGCCATGCCATTCAAACCCGCTAGATCGTGAGCATGCCGCGCTCACAGCAGAGACCTTTGGCCTCGAAATGCTTACAGTTGATTTGTCGTCCGCTTTTGACCAGCTGGTGTCCACTCTCGCCCTAGGACAGCAGGGTAGGCCCGTGGTGCCAGAGCTAACCCTAGCTAATGTCAAACCGCGGCTACGCATGACAGCTCTCTACTACTATGCTAGTATCCATGCCTACCTAGTCTTGGGCACCAGTAACCGTAGCGAGCTGACCATCGGCTACTTTACCAAGTATGGGGATGGCGGAGTTGACCTCATGCCTCTCGCTGGCTTGGTCAAGACTGAAGTGCGCGAGTTGGCAAAGTACTTGGGTGTACCACAAGTTATAATTGATAAACCACCCACGGCGGGGTTGTGGGCTGGGCAGACCGATGAGGGCGAAATGGGGCTTACATACAGGGAGCTAGATGAGTACATACTCATAGGTGACGCCGCCCCCCACATAAAAGAAAGGGTAGATAGCTTAGCGGCTACCAGCACACATAAGAAACGCCTGCCACCCATCCCAAGACTCTAA
- the ychF gene encoding redox-regulated ATPase YchF translates to MPSCGIIGLPMSGKTTVFNLLTGARAQTSAFFSGKTEANLGMARVPDRRVDFLTALYRPKKTTYAQIEFMDMPGLVRGASEGQGVGNAFLESVRRVDALVHVVRAFNNSDCEHVEGSVSPLRDVQTVSYELLMADMAFVDKRLTRLKEGKKRPPQAEEEIALLEKILTHLENERPLNTLSLSALERHALTQYTFLTDKPMILVINLDESQLSTMDYSGKAELMAYAASYAWPIILLSANTEVELSELEESERQEFLRELGITEPGIDRIAKASYDVLGLLSFFTVGEDEVRAWTIRRHSTAKQAAGKIHSDLERGFIRAELMRYIDMETLGSPAKVKEKGLFSLEGKDYIVQDGDILSIRFNV, encoded by the coding sequence ATGCCATCATGCGGTATAATCGGGCTACCCATGTCCGGAAAAACGACAGTATTTAACTTGCTGACAGGGGCTAGGGCCCAAACAAGCGCTTTTTTCTCTGGTAAGACAGAGGCCAATCTTGGTATGGCTAGGGTGCCAGATCGCCGGGTCGATTTTCTCACCGCACTTTACAGACCTAAGAAGACCACCTATGCTCAAATAGAGTTTATGGATATGCCAGGCTTAGTTAGGGGCGCATCCGAGGGGCAAGGGGTTGGTAATGCCTTCCTCGAGTCGGTGCGCAGGGTGGACGCCTTGGTACATGTGGTGCGGGCCTTTAATAACAGTGACTGTGAGCATGTCGAAGGTAGCGTGTCTCCCTTGCGAGACGTGCAAACCGTCTCTTACGAACTGCTTATGGCTGATATGGCCTTTGTTGACAAGAGGTTAACTCGACTTAAAGAGGGGAAAAAACGCCCACCTCAAGCCGAGGAAGAAATCGCCTTACTCGAAAAAATCCTCACCCACCTTGAGAACGAACGCCCCCTAAATACACTTTCACTTAGTGCTCTAGAGCGCCATGCACTCACGCAGTACACTTTCTTAACGGACAAACCCATGATCTTGGTCATTAATCTCGACGAGAGTCAGTTGTCTACGATGGATTACTCGGGTAAGGCAGAGCTTATGGCCTATGCTGCTAGCTACGCGTGGCCCATTATCCTCCTTTCTGCTAACACGGAAGTGGAGCTATCTGAACTTGAAGAATCAGAGAGACAGGAGTTCTTGCGGGAGCTTGGTATCACCGAGCCTGGTATTGACCGCATTGCTAAGGCCTCGTATGACGTGCTGGGGTTGCTCTCATTTTTTACAGTAGGAGAAGACGAAGTACGAGCCTGGACCATACGTCGCCACAGCACAGCCAAGCAGGCTGCAGGTAAAATTCATTCCGATCTCGAACGCGGCTTTATTAGGGCCGAATTGATGCGCTATATAGATATGGAGACCTTAGGGTCGCCTGCCAAAGTAAAAGAAAAAGGTCTGTTTTCGCTCGAGGGCAAAGACTACATCGTGCAGGATGGAGATATTCTCAGTATTCGCTTTAACGTGTAG
- a CDS encoding YlbF family regulator — protein MLIHDKAHELARALRATPEFHTLKQWQSKLKEDQPAYKMFVDYRRKEIAYQAQLMSGKAPESEQVQAMQRLSEIVALNSIVREYLQAEAKFATIYNDIQRIIGDSIEEISSIYTEEQEGGNN, from the coding sequence ATGCTCATACATGACAAAGCACACGAATTAGCGCGAGCCCTGAGGGCGACCCCCGAATTTCACACGCTTAAACAATGGCAAAGCAAGCTCAAAGAAGACCAACCCGCCTACAAGATGTTTGTTGATTACAGGCGTAAAGAAATAGCCTATCAGGCACAGCTCATGTCTGGGAAAGCCCCAGAGTCAGAGCAAGTTCAGGCGATGCAACGGCTATCTGAAATAGTCGCACTCAATAGCATTGTGCGAGAGTATTTGCAAGCCGAAGCTAAATTTGCCACTATATACAATGATATTCAGCGCATTATCGGTGACTCTATCGAGGAGATCAGCTCAATCTACACGGAGGAACAGGAAGGCGGTAACAACTAG
- a CDS encoding GNAT family N-acetyltransferase: protein MPKHFFVTGEEESLSALMNACCQGKRNYSTVSRNEIRQILARGRRGTAGKLLMLSDEHRPLGACHVFTLGKERQGYLAYLLSVPGEEHMVWPLLIDAAHSALSAATSITIGSPYTPLYQAVEGRFQPLWGGTETLEVSGADTLLKEFLWQRGYVDRENYVTMTKQLSFLEQDSTLSLRLLPDGLVFEILRGDDCWYNAYDWYGQNSAGEFGLRNESLSAYVLRKGHRIIGHTAWYPMLQAGSAALCDFEVRREARGQGIGKLLLRHTLQQLRRDGYRTCELFVNPRQSPEAHALYHRASFQDEATWHELTRPG, encoded by the coding sequence ATGCCAAAGCACTTTTTCGTCACCGGAGAAGAAGAGAGTCTGTCGGCCCTCATGAACGCGTGCTGCCAGGGGAAACGTAACTACAGCACCGTCAGTCGTAATGAAATACGCCAAATTCTCGCTCGCGGCAGGCGCGGAACAGCAGGGAAACTGTTGATGCTTAGTGACGAGCACCGCCCGCTCGGTGCCTGCCATGTTTTTACTCTCGGCAAAGAGCGACAGGGCTACCTCGCCTACCTTTTATCTGTGCCAGGTGAAGAACATATGGTCTGGCCTCTGCTTATCGATGCCGCGCACAGTGCGCTGTCTGCTGCTACCAGCATCACTATTGGCTCACCTTACACTCCCCTGTATCAAGCTGTCGAGGGGCGCTTCCAACCCCTGTGGGGAGGAACCGAGACTCTCGAAGTAAGTGGCGCGGACACATTACTGAAAGAGTTTCTCTGGCAAAGGGGATATGTTGACCGAGAAAACTATGTTACCATGACCAAGCAATTGTCCTTTTTAGAGCAGGACAGCACCCTTAGTTTAAGATTGCTGCCAGATGGCCTAGTGTTCGAGATTTTGCGAGGGGACGACTGTTGGTACAATGCCTATGACTGGTATGGGCAAAACTCCGCCGGGGAGTTCGGTCTGCGTAACGAATCACTTTCAGCCTACGTCTTACGAAAAGGCCATCGCATTATCGGTCATACCGCTTGGTATCCCATGCTTCAGGCAGGGAGCGCGGCATTATGCGATTTTGAGGTGAGGAGGGAGGCTAGGGGACAGGGTATAGGCAAACTACTATTAAGGCATACCCTGCAGCAACTTCGGCGCGACGGCTACCGTACTTGTGAGCTCTTCGTCAACCCGCGCCAAAGCCCTGAAGCTCACGCCCTCTACCACCGCGCTAGCTTTCAAGACGAGGCTACTTGGCATGAATTAACAAGACCCGGTTAA
- a CDS encoding FMN-binding protein, giving the protein MKKIAIALMVAVMAIVLLVGCQPARVYNDGTFTAFSDATDRGYMEVELTIKNDKITEAHVRGFDGLALEKTETYRHQPFLTAKAELPKRIVAQNSWDIDLVSGATASSNQVRMAALRALQKARVTPSTTAQFFDGTYMAMSDRGQLGWAIAWVTIGNDKITNVVIHETTAARDATGAVIPDQFVRKNVDAASPDFYAFAPYHEARVELPKRFVAANSATVDVFTGATITSTNAMAAVARALEKAKRR; this is encoded by the coding sequence GTGAAGAAAATCGCAATTGCCCTTATGGTGGCTGTCATGGCCATCGTCTTACTCGTAGGCTGCCAGCCCGCCCGAGTTTACAATGATGGTACATTCACAGCCTTTTCTGACGCCACAGACAGAGGCTACATGGAAGTAGAACTGACTATTAAGAACGACAAAATTACTGAAGCCCATGTCCGCGGTTTTGACGGTCTAGCCTTAGAAAAGACAGAAACCTACCGCCATCAACCCTTCCTCACCGCCAAGGCGGAACTCCCCAAGCGTATCGTAGCGCAAAACAGCTGGGACATCGACTTGGTCTCCGGCGCTACTGCTTCTTCAAACCAAGTACGCATGGCCGCACTAAGGGCATTGCAAAAAGCGCGCGTCACCCCCTCCACCACCGCGCAGTTCTTTGACGGCACCTACATGGCCATGTCAGACCGCGGCCAGTTAGGCTGGGCCATCGCTTGGGTCACTATCGGCAACGACAAGATCACGAATGTTGTCATCCATGAAACAACCGCTGCCAGAGATGCTACCGGCGCAGTTATCCCCGACCAGTTCGTACGCAAGAACGTAGACGCTGCGAGCCCCGATTTCTACGCTTTTGCTCCTTACCATGAGGCTAGGGTTGAACTCCCCAAGCGTTTTGTGGCTGCGAACAGTGCCACTGTAGACGTCTTTACCGGCGCAACCATCACCTCAACTAACGCCATGGCCGCTGTTGCCCGCGCCCTTGAAAAGGCCAAGCGCAGATAA
- the glsA gene encoding glutaminase A translates to MSYMLEDLLAKLRPRTAEGRVARYIPELSKANPASLGVAICHDDGMVETCGDTAVKFTLQSVSKPFALALALMDNGREAVFSRIGMEPTGDSFNSLMKLETFSSLKPVNPLVNAGAIATTALIKGSSPAEKFARILTFIQELAPSCHVGFNADVYKSESLTGDRNRAIAYFLRDIKAIDGQAEECLDLYFRQCSIEVDCVTLAHLGQSLSVMRPGQCRIPPAYARIIRTFMFTCGMYDASGEFAIKVGIPAKSGVSGAIMGVVPERLGIGVYGPALDPKGNSVAGVAVLQALSEQNAWPIL, encoded by the coding sequence ATGAGCTACATGCTAGAAGATCTACTCGCCAAGCTACGCCCTAGGACCGCCGAAGGTCGCGTCGCACGCTACATTCCGGAGCTTTCTAAAGCCAACCCAGCAAGTCTAGGCGTTGCCATCTGCCATGATGACGGCATGGTCGAGACTTGTGGTGATACGGCCGTTAAATTTACCCTGCAAAGCGTATCTAAGCCCTTTGCCCTAGCCCTAGCCCTGATGGACAATGGCAGAGAAGCTGTATTCTCACGCATCGGCATGGAGCCTACGGGCGATTCTTTTAACTCACTGATGAAGCTTGAGACTTTTTCCTCGCTTAAGCCAGTTAATCCGCTTGTCAACGCAGGGGCCATCGCCACGACGGCCTTAATAAAGGGCAGTTCCCCCGCGGAGAAATTTGCAAGGATACTCACGTTTATACAGGAGCTCGCCCCTAGTTGCCATGTTGGTTTTAATGCTGACGTCTATAAATCGGAAAGCCTAACGGGTGATCGCAACCGCGCTATCGCTTACTTCTTGCGCGACATCAAGGCCATCGACGGCCAAGCCGAGGAATGCTTAGACTTGTACTTTCGCCAGTGTTCCATCGAGGTGGACTGCGTAACGCTAGCACACCTCGGGCAGAGCCTGTCTGTTATGAGGCCTGGGCAGTGCCGCATCCCCCCTGCCTATGCTCGCATCATACGTACTTTTATGTTCACTTGTGGGATGTACGATGCCTCGGGCGAGTTCGCCATTAAAGTAGGCATACCCGCTAAGAGTGGTGTTTCGGGTGCCATTATGGGGGTGGTGCCTGAGAGACTAGGCATAGGCGTCTATGGGCCCGCTCTCGACCCCAAGGGGAACAGCGTGGCCGGTGTAGCTGTGCTACAGGCTTTAAGTGAACAAAACGCCTGGCCCATACTCTAA
- a CDS encoding HD domain-containing protein encodes MKGPQMRNSLPEALLKSRRTPRETDLRGDYFRDVTAIIHSTPFRRLKHKTQAFYAPQNDHICTRIEHVLHVSTIAATICRALDLDSDMAQAISLAHDLGHAPFGHEGERVLNKRTVAAGGFIHELHGLRVVDVLAREGQGLNLTYAVRDGLVSHCGESFEQRLYPLHAEKDLATLVDRGHMPSTFEGCVVRVADKIAYLGRDLEDAITAKFITIGEVDPLVREALGSTNGQIIGTLVADVVAESCGKDYIGFSDLRMDIIHRLYAFNKQRIYRHPRMERYRVFCQRIIDGIFDYLLALFSAHEWDIALYQAGVIRLERQFGSFLAGMESHYRAEQATPVRIVADYVAGMTDDYAIECVKQIIIPEPVDISIYH; translated from the coding sequence ATGAAGGGTCCACAGATGAGGAACAGTCTTCCTGAGGCGCTATTAAAATCGCGCCGTACCCCCCGCGAGACCGATCTTAGGGGAGATTACTTTCGCGACGTCACAGCCATAATTCATTCCACGCCCTTTCGTCGGCTTAAACATAAGACACAGGCCTTTTATGCTCCGCAAAACGATCATATTTGTACGCGCATTGAACATGTGCTGCATGTGTCCACCATAGCCGCAACTATCTGTCGGGCCTTAGACTTAGATTCTGACATGGCACAGGCCATCTCGCTCGCTCATGACCTAGGGCACGCGCCTTTCGGCCATGAGGGAGAACGAGTGCTCAACAAGAGAACAGTCGCCGCGGGCGGGTTTATTCATGAACTACATGGCCTACGCGTGGTCGACGTGCTCGCTAGGGAGGGCCAAGGTTTAAACCTCACCTATGCTGTGCGTGACGGTCTCGTTTCGCACTGTGGTGAGAGTTTTGAGCAACGACTGTACCCCCTTCATGCCGAAAAAGATTTGGCGACTTTGGTGGATCGGGGGCACATGCCTTCTACCTTTGAGGGCTGTGTGGTGCGCGTCGCCGACAAAATCGCCTACCTAGGGCGCGACCTCGAAGACGCCATCACCGCAAAATTCATCACCATCGGTGAAGTTGATCCGCTCGTGCGCGAAGCCTTAGGCTCGACGAACGGTCAGATTATAGGCACCTTGGTGGCCGATGTGGTGGCAGAATCCTGTGGTAAAGACTACATTGGCTTTTCCGATCTGCGGATGGACATCATCCATCGGCTCTATGCCTTTAACAAGCAGCGCATTTACCGCCACCCGCGCATGGAGCGTTACCGCGTGTTTTGTCAGCGCATTATTGATGGTATTTTCGACTACCTGCTGGCGTTGTTCTCGGCCCATGAGTGGGATATCGCGCTCTATCAAGCCGGGGTCATACGTCTAGAGCGCCAATTTGGTAGTTTCTTAGCAGGAATGGAGTCGCACTACAGGGCAGAGCAGGCTACGCCCGTTCGCATAGTGGCTGACTACGTGGCTGGCATGACTGACGACTATGCTATTGAATGCGTTAAACAAATCATCATTCCCGAACCTGTAGACATCAGTATTTATCACTAG
- a CDS encoding coenzyme F420-0:L-glutamate ligase, whose protein sequence is MNDFCANPGKKVSIEVLGATYLRHAIKTHFVTPGESYIELVRQYVSPLYQEGDILSLSEKIVALCQGRILDMEDIKIGWWARLLSRFVHMTPAGESVGNPYKMQIAIRLAGLPRILLAAAVAAITRPLGIRGMFYRIAGHGIAGIDGFCADAFDYYLTKGVLVPDKPDAVCNEIQSALGIHCMVVDANDLDVEILGHSAGIPYPRPTLKALIRDNPAGQGGEQTPLILIRPASRAEKAEKAL, encoded by the coding sequence GTGAATGATTTTTGCGCGAACCCAGGTAAGAAGGTCTCGATTGAGGTTCTTGGCGCGACCTACTTACGCCATGCCATTAAGACACACTTTGTAACTCCAGGCGAGAGTTACATTGAGCTGGTCCGTCAATATGTCAGCCCCTTGTACCAAGAGGGAGATATCCTATCGTTGAGCGAGAAAATTGTGGCCCTCTGTCAGGGTCGCATCTTAGACATGGAGGATATTAAGATTGGCTGGTGGGCGCGCTTGCTCTCTCGTTTTGTCCATATGACGCCAGCAGGTGAATCCGTGGGCAATCCTTACAAGATGCAAATTGCCATTCGTTTGGCGGGCTTGCCGCGCATCCTTCTGGCGGCAGCGGTCGCGGCAATTACCCGACCCCTTGGCATCAGGGGCATGTTCTACCGCATCGCCGGGCATGGCATCGCTGGCATCGATGGTTTTTGTGCCGATGCTTTTGACTATTACTTAACTAAGGGTGTGTTGGTGCCGGATAAACCTGATGCCGTCTGTAACGAAATCCAGTCGGCTCTCGGAATTCACTGCATGGTAGTGGATGCCAATGATCTCGACGTAGAAATCCTAGGCCATTCCGCGGGCATCCCCTACCCTAGACCCACGCTCAAGGCCCTCATTCGCGACAACCCCGCTGGTCAGGGCGGAGAACAAACCCCACTCATCCTCATTAGACCGGCATCTCGTGCCGAAAAAGCAGAGAAGGCCCTGTAA
- a CDS encoding PD40 domain-containing protein, producing the protein MRKLGLALSAVVLVFSLLGCSRDTTPPAVVKVSPVPHSEGVPLESTISITFTEPMDKEDVLRLLRVVPSTEVRLEWQGNELRLLPLQPLAPDTLYRVSFATHPSDRAGNLLPDFSLVFRTKVLSQAYNNLETLLWMPDSRSLLFTAESGGVPRLHSLNIYSGEVESFSDAPGYQLEPTINKSGTSIAFVGGVGEPRLHLVDLASYTTTEVELPMQGLMPSSPSFSPDGHMLALYGVTGRSDAHSDIYQSLWVYNLTTQEAQLVSPEGGSVRFLGFSADSRRLYFLSTFGEYIHSHNFRYDLWEADLVSGEERQLSQGGLVHNFYAGHQSASDGRFVYSTWEARDIEANIVLYPRDIYVLQVSPFVHERLLLGGSNASPQFSPAGTAVVFVSDRAAGSGQDLFVMNARGEDIRQLTFTTSPKLFPRWSPDGRRIAFIERQGESFVIYIMNADGTELRRTMELVFATQ; encoded by the coding sequence ATGCGCAAACTTGGTCTTGCTTTGTCTGCGGTAGTCCTGGTTTTCTCACTGCTTGGCTGTAGTCGCGATACCACGCCCCCCGCAGTTGTCAAAGTTTCGCCTGTGCCCCATAGTGAAGGGGTGCCGCTTGAGAGCACTATTTCTATCACCTTTACCGAGCCCATGGACAAAGAAGACGTACTAAGATTGCTGCGAGTGGTCCCTTCGACCGAAGTTCGGTTAGAGTGGCAAGGTAATGAGTTGCGACTCCTGCCTTTGCAACCTCTTGCACCGGACACTCTCTATCGCGTAAGCTTTGCTACCCATCCGAGCGATCGAGCAGGGAACTTGCTCCCAGATTTTTCGCTGGTCTTTAGAACCAAAGTACTTTCGCAGGCCTACAACAATTTGGAGACACTCCTGTGGATGCCGGACAGCCGGAGTTTGCTTTTTACTGCCGAAAGTGGTGGGGTGCCTAGACTGCACTCGCTGAACATTTACAGTGGGGAGGTTGAAAGTTTTAGTGATGCTCCAGGCTATCAACTTGAGCCAACAATTAACAAGAGCGGGACGAGCATTGCCTTTGTGGGGGGTGTCGGTGAACCTAGGTTGCACCTCGTTGACCTAGCTAGCTACACTACGACAGAGGTCGAGCTCCCCATGCAGGGACTTATGCCTAGTTCGCCTAGTTTCTCTCCCGACGGTCATATGTTGGCTCTCTATGGCGTCACCGGTAGGTCGGATGCCCACTCGGACATTTACCAGAGTCTGTGGGTTTACAACCTCACGACGCAAGAGGCACAACTTGTTAGTCCTGAGGGAGGTTCCGTGCGCTTCCTTGGCTTTAGCGCCGATTCGCGCCGTTTGTACTTTCTCAGTACTTTTGGGGAGTATATTCACTCCCATAATTTTCGCTACGACCTCTGGGAGGCAGACCTCGTCTCCGGGGAAGAACGCCAGCTTTCGCAGGGAGGGTTAGTGCATAATTTTTATGCGGGGCATCAATCGGCGAGCGATGGTCGATTCGTTTACAGTACATGGGAAGCGCGAGACATAGAGGCCAACATCGTTCTCTATCCGCGCGACATATACGTGCTACAAGTGTCTCCCTTTGTGCATGAGAGGCTTCTCCTCGGGGGCAGTAATGCTAGCCCACAGTTTTCGCCTGCCGGCACGGCCGTAGTCTTCGTCAGTGACCGGGCGGCGGGTTCGGGGCAAGACTTGTTTGTCATGAACGCGCGGGGAGAAGATATTAGACAGCTGACCTTTACCACTTCACCGAAGCTCTTTCCGCGATGGTCTCCCGATGGGCGGCGTATAGCATTTATCGAAAGACAGGGTGAGTCTTTCGTCATCTACATCATGAATGCCGATGGAACAGAGCTTCGCCGGACCATGGAGCTAGTGTTCGCTACTCAGTAG